Proteins found in one Paraburkholderia caballeronis genomic segment:
- the murB gene encoding UDP-N-acetylmuramate dehydrogenase, translating into MPVSASSAASSGVPPAWFSAGYPLRAHNTFGFDVRAHLACHIASEADLDAAVRDPRAAGLRRLVLGGGSNVVLTRDFDGLVLLVGLRGRRVVRDDAAAWYVEAAAGENWHDFVGWTLDERMPGLENLALIPGTVGAAPIQNIGAYGLEMAERCASVRAVELETGDVVEFDAAACGFGYRDSFFKREGRDRFVVTSVTFRLPKQWAPHADYADLARALEARGRAASPTARDVFDAVVAVRRAKLPDPLQLGNAGSFFKNPVIDAQQFGALAAREPGIVSYPQPDGRVKLAAGWLIDQCGWKGRALRAAAVHDRQALVLVNRGGATGADILELAHAIRHDVRARFGVELEQEPVSL; encoded by the coding sequence ATGCCCGTTTCCGCTTCGTCTGCCGCGTCGTCCGGCGTGCCGCCCGCCTGGTTTTCCGCCGGTTATCCGCTGCGCGCGCACAACACGTTCGGTTTCGACGTGCGTGCGCACCTCGCGTGCCACATCGCGAGCGAGGCCGATCTTGACGCTGCCGTGCGCGACCCGCGCGCGGCCGGGCTGCGGCGGCTGGTGCTCGGCGGCGGCAGCAACGTCGTGCTGACGCGCGACTTCGACGGGCTCGTGCTGCTGGTCGGGCTGCGCGGCCGGCGCGTCGTGCGCGACGACGCCGCTGCGTGGTACGTCGAGGCGGCGGCCGGCGAGAACTGGCACGATTTCGTCGGCTGGACGCTCGACGAGCGGATGCCGGGCCTCGAAAACCTCGCGCTGATTCCCGGCACCGTCGGCGCCGCGCCGATCCAGAACATCGGCGCATACGGCCTCGAAATGGCGGAACGCTGCGCGTCGGTGCGCGCGGTCGAGCTGGAAACCGGCGACGTCGTCGAATTCGACGCGGCGGCATGCGGGTTCGGCTACCGCGACAGCTTTTTCAAGCGCGAAGGCCGCGACCGGTTCGTGGTCACGTCGGTCACGTTCCGGCTGCCGAAGCAGTGGGCGCCGCACGCGGACTACGCGGACCTCGCGCGCGCGCTCGAAGCGCGCGGCCGCGCGGCGTCGCCGACCGCGCGCGACGTGTTCGACGCGGTGGTCGCGGTGCGGCGCGCGAAGCTGCCGGACCCGCTGCAACTCGGCAACGCGGGGAGCTTCTTCAAGAATCCGGTGATCGATGCGCAGCAGTTCGGCGCGCTGGCCGCGCGCGAGCCGGGCATCGTGTCGTATCCGCAGCCGGACGGCCGCGTGAAGCTCGCGGCGGGCTGGCTGATCGACCAGTGCGGATGGAAGGGCCGCGCGCTGCGCGCGGCGGCGGTGCACGACCGCCAGGCGCTGGTGCTGGTGAACCGCGGCGGCGCGACCGGCGCGGACATTCTCGAACTCGCGCACGCGATCCGGCATGACGTGCGCGCGCGCTTCGGCGTCGAACTGGAGCAGGAGCCGGTCAGCCTCTGA
- the fahA gene encoding fumarylacetoacetase, with amino-acid sequence MSRTLPSDLQATLDPSRKSWIDSANDPHGDFPIQNLPFGVFSDARDAATRVGVAIGDFVVDLSALAGAGLLTLPAGAPADLFAQPALNGFIALGRAAWRSVRVQLSALLARDTATLRDDAALRERALVALKDATLHLPVEIPGYTDFYSSKEHATNVGSMFRDPKNALLPNWSEMPIGYNGRASSVVVSGTPVRRPNGQLKLPDHERPVFGACRKLDIELETGFVIGRGNALGEPVACAHAEDHIFGMVLLNDWSARDIQQWEYVPLGPFNAKTFATSISPWIVTLDALEPFRVAQPAQEPQPLAYLRHDGDHAFDIALEVRLRAEGANEATTIARTNFRHMYWTMAQQLAHHTVSGCNTRVGDLMGSGTISGPTEDSFGSLLELTWNGKKPLELNGGGARSFIEDGDELTLAGWCQGDGYRVGFGTCVGKILPAAK; translated from the coding sequence ATGAGCCGCACCCTTCCGAGCGATCTTCAGGCGACGCTCGATCCGTCGCGCAAGAGCTGGATCGACAGCGCGAACGATCCGCACGGCGACTTCCCGATCCAGAACCTGCCGTTCGGCGTGTTCAGCGACGCGCGCGATGCGGCTACGCGCGTCGGCGTCGCGATCGGCGACTTCGTTGTCGATCTGTCCGCGCTCGCCGGCGCCGGCCTGCTGACGCTGCCGGCCGGCGCGCCGGCCGACCTGTTCGCGCAGCCCGCGCTGAACGGTTTCATCGCGCTCGGCCGCGCTGCGTGGCGCAGCGTGCGCGTGCAACTGAGCGCGCTGCTCGCGCGCGATACCGCGACGCTGCGCGACGACGCGGCGCTGCGCGAACGCGCGCTCGTGGCGCTCAAGGATGCGACGCTGCATCTGCCGGTCGAGATTCCGGGCTACACCGACTTCTATTCGTCGAAGGAGCACGCGACCAACGTCGGCTCGATGTTCCGCGATCCGAAGAACGCGCTGCTGCCGAACTGGTCCGAGATGCCGATCGGCTACAACGGCCGGGCGTCGTCGGTGGTGGTCAGCGGCACGCCGGTGCGGCGGCCGAACGGGCAACTGAAGCTGCCGGACCACGAGCGCCCGGTGTTCGGCGCATGCCGCAAGCTCGACATCGAACTGGAGACCGGCTTCGTCATCGGGCGCGGCAACGCGCTCGGCGAGCCGGTCGCGTGCGCCCACGCCGAGGATCACATCTTCGGGATGGTGCTGCTGAACGACTGGAGCGCGCGCGACATCCAGCAGTGGGAATACGTGCCGCTCGGGCCGTTCAACGCGAAGACGTTCGCGACGTCGATTTCGCCGTGGATCGTCACGCTCGACGCGCTGGAGCCGTTCCGCGTCGCGCAGCCGGCGCAGGAGCCGCAGCCGCTCGCGTATCTGCGACACGACGGCGACCACGCGTTCGACATCGCGCTCGAAGTGCGGCTGCGCGCCGAAGGCGCGAACGAAGCGACGACGATCGCGCGCACGAATTTCCGCCACATGTACTGGACGATGGCGCAGCAACTGGCGCATCACACGGTGTCCGGCTGCAACACGCGGGTCGGCGACCTGATGGGCTCGGGCACGATCTCGGGGCCGACGGAGGATTCGTTCGGCAGCCTGCTCGAACTGACGTGGAACGGCAAGAAGCCGCTCGAACTGAACGGCGGCGGCGCGCGGTCGTTCATCGAGGACGGCGACGAGCTGACGCTCGCCGGGTGGTGCCAGGGCGACGGCTATCGGGTCGGGTTCGGTACGTGCGTCGGGAAGATTTTGCCGGCGGCGAAGTGA
- the hmgA gene encoding homogentisate 1,2-dioxygenase: MNAPLRPPLDAGYLSGFANEFATEALPGALPEGRNSPQRAAYGLYAEQLSGTAFTAPRSHNRRSWLYRIRPGAMHQPFTPLASGTIGGAMRLVADFADVPPTPPNQLRWNPLPMPAAPTDFIDGWVTMAGNGSAASMNGCAIHLYAANRPMVDRFFYDSDGELLIVPQHGRLSIATEMGRLDVEPFEIAVIPRGVRFAVDLPDGDARGYLCENFGALLRLPDLGPIGSNGLANPRDFLTPRAAYEDREGDFELVTKLNGQLWRADIGHSPLDVVAWHGNYAPYKYDLRRFNTIGSISYDHPDPSIFLVLHAPTDTPGVDSIDFVIFPPRWLAAEDTFRPPWFHRNVASEFMGLVHGAYDAKAEGFVPGGASLHNCMAGHGPDADTFEKASNADTTKPHKVDNTMAFMFETRTLIRPTRFALETPQRQANYYECWQGLAKHFNPEQR; the protein is encoded by the coding sequence ATGAACGCACCCTTGCGCCCCCCCCTCGACGCCGGCTACCTGAGCGGCTTCGCCAACGAATTCGCGACCGAGGCGCTGCCCGGCGCGCTGCCGGAAGGCCGCAACTCGCCGCAGCGCGCCGCGTACGGCCTGTACGCGGAACAGCTTTCGGGCACCGCGTTCACCGCGCCGCGCTCGCACAACCGCCGCTCGTGGCTGTACCGGATCCGTCCGGGCGCGATGCATCAGCCGTTCACGCCGCTCGCGTCCGGCACGATCGGCGGCGCAATGCGGCTCGTCGCCGACTTCGCGGACGTGCCGCCGACCCCGCCGAACCAGTTGCGCTGGAACCCGCTGCCGATGCCGGCCGCGCCGACCGACTTCATCGACGGCTGGGTCACGATGGCCGGCAACGGCTCGGCCGCGTCGATGAACGGCTGCGCGATTCATCTGTACGCGGCGAACCGGCCGATGGTCGACCGCTTCTTCTACGACAGCGACGGCGAACTGCTGATCGTGCCGCAGCACGGCCGGCTGTCGATCGCGACCGAGATGGGGCGGCTCGACGTCGAGCCGTTCGAGATCGCCGTGATTCCGCGCGGCGTGCGCTTCGCGGTCGATCTGCCGGACGGCGACGCGCGCGGCTACCTCTGCGAGAACTTCGGTGCGCTGCTGCGGCTGCCGGACCTCGGGCCGATCGGCTCGAACGGCCTCGCGAATCCGCGCGACTTCCTGACGCCGCGCGCCGCCTACGAGGACCGCGAAGGCGATTTCGAACTGGTGACCAAGCTGAACGGCCAGTTGTGGCGCGCGGACATCGGCCATTCGCCGCTCGACGTCGTCGCGTGGCACGGCAACTACGCGCCGTACAAATACGACCTGCGCCGCTTCAACACGATCGGCTCGATCAGCTACGACCACCCGGACCCGTCGATCTTCCTCGTGCTGCACGCGCCGACCGACACGCCGGGCGTCGATTCGATCGACTTCGTGATCTTCCCGCCGCGCTGGCTCGCGGCCGAGGACACGTTCCGCCCGCCCTGGTTCCACCGCAACGTCGCGAGCGAATTCATGGGCCTCGTGCACGGCGCGTACGACGCGAAGGCCGAGGGTTTCGTGCCGGGCGGCGCGAGCCTGCACAACTGCATGGCGGGCCACGGGCCGGACGCGGACACCTTCGAGAAGGCGTCGAACGCCGACACGACGAAGCCGCACAAGGTCGACAACACGATGGCGTTCATGTTCGAGACGCGCACGCTGATCCGGCCGACGCGTTTCGCGCTCGAAACGCCGCAGCGTCAGGCGAACTACTACGAGTGCTGGCAAGGCCTCGCGAAACACTTCAACCCGGAGCAACGATGA
- a CDS encoding YajQ family cyclic di-GMP-binding protein, whose amino-acid sequence MPSFDVVCEANMIEVKNAIEQSNKEISTRFDFKGSDARVEHKEHELTAFADDDFKLGQVKDVLLSKMAKRNVDVRFLDYGKIEKIGGDKVKQVITVKKGVSGDLAKKIVKLVKDSKIKVQASIQGDAVRVSGTKRDDLQSVIALLRKDVTDTPLDFNNFRD is encoded by the coding sequence ATGCCATCGTTTGACGTCGTCTGCGAAGCCAACATGATCGAGGTGAAGAACGCGATCGAGCAGTCGAACAAGGAAATTTCCACGCGCTTCGACTTCAAGGGTTCGGACGCGCGGGTCGAGCACAAGGAGCACGAACTGACCGCATTCGCGGACGACGACTTCAAGCTCGGCCAGGTGAAGGACGTGCTGCTGTCCAAAATGGCGAAGCGCAACGTCGACGTGCGCTTCCTCGACTACGGCAAGATCGAGAAGATCGGCGGCGACAAGGTAAAGCAGGTCATCACCGTGAAGAAGGGCGTGTCCGGCGACCTCGCGAAGAAGATCGTGAAGCTCGTGAAGGACAGCAAGATCAAGGTGCAGGCGAGCATCCAGGGCGACGCGGTGCGCGTGTCCGGCACGAAGCGCGACGACCTGCAAAGCGTGATCGCGCTGCTGCGCAAGGACGTGACCGACACGCCGCTCGACTTCAACAACTTCCGCGACTGA
- a CDS encoding MFS transporter: protein MPLPLLALAVAAFGIGTTEFVIMGLLPDVARDLAVSIPAAGMLVSAYALGVTIGAPIVAIAVANMPRKQALMRLVGIFIIGNLLCALAPNYAVLMAARIVTAFCHGAFFGIGSVVAAGLVAPNRRAQAIALMFTGLTLANVLGVPLGTALGQLAGWRATFWAVTVIGLLAAGALAAFLPSNIEMQKASLVREFGVLKNPQVLAVLGASALASASLFSVFTYITPILEDVTGFSPHAVTLVLLLFGLGLTVGSTLGGRLADWRLMPSLLGFLFAIGVILAVFAAAMHQPAAAMATIFVWGILAFAIVPPLQMLVVDRASDAPNLASTLNQGAFNLGNAGGAWLGGVAIGAGAPLTTLPWVGLAMAVASFALTLVSASMEKRARQRMGVGESTSCV from the coding sequence ATGCCTCTGCCCCTGCTTGCCCTTGCCGTTGCCGCGTTCGGTATCGGTACCACCGAGTTCGTCATCATGGGGCTGTTGCCCGACGTCGCGCGCGACCTCGCGGTGTCGATCCCGGCGGCCGGGATGCTGGTGTCCGCGTATGCGCTCGGCGTGACGATCGGCGCGCCGATCGTCGCGATCGCGGTGGCGAACATGCCGCGCAAGCAGGCGCTGATGCGGCTCGTCGGCATCTTCATCATCGGCAACCTGCTGTGCGCGCTCGCGCCGAACTATGCCGTTCTGATGGCCGCGCGCATCGTCACCGCGTTCTGTCACGGCGCGTTCTTCGGGATCGGCTCGGTGGTCGCGGCGGGGCTCGTCGCGCCGAACCGCCGTGCGCAGGCGATCGCGCTGATGTTCACCGGCCTCACCCTCGCGAACGTGCTCGGCGTGCCGCTCGGCACCGCGCTCGGACAGCTCGCCGGCTGGCGCGCGACGTTCTGGGCGGTGACGGTGATCGGCCTGCTGGCGGCCGGCGCGCTCGCCGCGTTCCTGCCGTCGAACATCGAGATGCAGAAGGCGAGCCTCGTGCGCGAATTCGGCGTGTTGAAGAACCCGCAGGTGCTCGCGGTGCTCGGCGCGAGCGCGCTCGCGTCCGCGAGCCTCTTTTCGGTATTCACCTACATCACGCCGATCCTCGAAGACGTGACCGGCTTCTCGCCGCACGCGGTCACGCTCGTGCTGCTGCTGTTCGGACTCGGGTTGACGGTCGGCAGCACGCTCGGCGGCCGGCTCGCGGACTGGCGGCTGATGCCGTCGCTGCTCGGTTTCCTGTTCGCGATCGGCGTGATCCTCGCCGTGTTCGCGGCCGCGATGCATCAGCCGGCCGCCGCGATGGCGACGATCTTCGTGTGGGGCATCCTCGCGTTCGCGATCGTGCCGCCGTTGCAGATGCTGGTCGTCGATCGCGCGAGCGACGCGCCGAACCTCGCATCGACGCTGAACCAGGGTGCGTTCAACCTCGGCAACGCGGGCGGCGCGTGGCTCGGCGGCGTCGCGATCGGCGCGGGCGCGCCGCTCACCACGCTGCCGTGGGTCGGGCTGGCGATGGCGGTCGCGTCGTTCGCGCTGACGCTCGTGTCCGCGTCGATGGAAAAACGCGCGCGGCAGCGGATGGGGGTCGGGGAAAGTACGTCGTGTGTGTGA
- a CDS encoding MFS transporter has translation MKAILSRDFLALILSVAVVGLGSGATLPLTALALSEAGHGAGIVGLLTAAQAGGGLVVVPLAAWIAARFGHRRVIASSVVAVAAATALMQAGTNLWVWAALRIVCGAALMLLFTIGEAWVNELANDASRGRVVAVYATTFTLFQMAGPVLVNRIADFTGWRFAICGAIFVAALPVLAAIRTTPHAAAAHGPHGGWRAVLPKMPALVIATGFFALFDTLALSLLPLFAIGHGIRADVAVLFASAVLFGDTVMQVPIGWLADRLGRARVHAGAGVVVAALLPLLPFAMATQWLYWPVLLALGAAAGSIYTLAIVACGERFEGVALVSASALVSASWSAASFGGPLVAGALMERAGADSMLWVLLAAVLAFLVALRWENARGHKSHDTQRAKETVRRSVTPR, from the coding sequence ATGAAGGCCATCCTGTCCCGCGATTTTCTCGCGCTGATCCTGAGCGTCGCCGTCGTCGGCCTCGGGTCCGGCGCCACGCTTCCCCTTACCGCACTCGCGTTGTCCGAAGCCGGCCACGGCGCCGGCATCGTCGGGCTGCTCACCGCCGCGCAGGCCGGCGGCGGCCTCGTCGTCGTGCCGCTCGCCGCGTGGATCGCGGCGCGCTTCGGCCACCGCCGCGTGATCGCCAGCTCGGTCGTCGCGGTCGCCGCCGCGACCGCGCTGATGCAGGCCGGCACCAACCTGTGGGTCTGGGCAGCGCTGCGGATCGTCTGCGGCGCCGCGCTGATGCTGCTGTTCACGATCGGCGAGGCGTGGGTCAACGAACTCGCGAACGACGCGAGCCGCGGCCGCGTCGTCGCGGTTTATGCGACCACCTTCACGCTGTTCCAGATGGCCGGCCCGGTGCTGGTGAACCGGATCGCGGATTTCACCGGATGGCGCTTCGCGATCTGCGGCGCGATCTTCGTGGCCGCGCTGCCGGTGCTCGCCGCGATCCGCACGACGCCGCACGCCGCCGCCGCGCACGGTCCGCACGGCGGCTGGCGCGCGGTGCTGCCGAAGATGCCCGCGCTCGTGATCGCGACCGGCTTCTTCGCGCTGTTCGACACGCTCGCGCTGTCATTGCTGCCGCTGTTCGCGATCGGCCACGGGATTCGCGCGGACGTCGCGGTGCTGTTCGCGTCGGCGGTGCTGTTCGGCGACACGGTGATGCAGGTGCCGATCGGCTGGCTCGCGGACCGTCTCGGCCGCGCCCGCGTGCATGCGGGCGCGGGGGTCGTCGTCGCGGCGCTGCTGCCGTTGCTGCCGTTCGCGATGGCGACGCAGTGGCTGTACTGGCCGGTGCTGCTCGCGCTCGGCGCGGCGGCCGGCTCGATCTACACGCTCGCGATCGTCGCGTGCGGCGAGCGGTTCGAAGGCGTCGCGCTGGTGTCCGCGAGCGCGCTCGTCAGCGCGTCGTGGAGCGCGGCGAGCTTCGGCGGCCCGCTCGTCGCGGGCGCGCTGATGGAGCGCGCGGGCGCGGACTCGATGCTGTGGGTGCTGCTCGCGGCGGTGCTCGCGTTTCTCGTCGCGCTGCGCTGGGAGAACGCGCGCGGACATAAGAGCCACGACACGCAGCGGGCGAAGGAGACAGTCCGCCGCAGCGTCACGCCACGCTGA
- a CDS encoding EAL domain-containing protein — translation MIPPTIPELVARAAEHPFLGEHLAMGTGARAAQAVARRGGIELCSAYEPIYDVTVHGLEQSLSAEPASAERFGDELGFQAVTLRADGPQAVPCDPFGDTLDDPELVALDRMARALHAINFLGAKQHGLLFLRVHERLLKSVKYDHGRHFSNILVSFGLNPGRIVIELPAAAVAHRTFVGYLTKSYQRYGFKVAGNLPNAGQILSVSDMARLDFVKMDAGIALRDSMVKPLVSYAARLRIPLIFSRVADAAQFDLLQQYDVRFVQGPLFAAQDKIV, via the coding sequence ATGATTCCACCCACCATTCCCGAACTCGTCGCCCGCGCAGCCGAGCATCCGTTCCTCGGCGAGCACCTCGCGATGGGCACCGGCGCGCGCGCCGCACAGGCCGTCGCGCGGCGCGGCGGCATCGAACTGTGCAGCGCGTACGAGCCGATCTACGACGTGACCGTGCACGGCCTCGAACAGTCGCTGTCGGCGGAGCCCGCGAGCGCCGAGCGCTTCGGCGACGAACTCGGCTTCCAGGCGGTCACGCTGCGCGCGGACGGCCCGCAGGCGGTGCCGTGCGACCCGTTCGGCGACACGCTCGACGACCCGGAACTGGTCGCGCTCGACCGGATGGCGCGCGCGCTGCACGCGATCAACTTCCTCGGCGCGAAGCAGCACGGGCTGCTGTTCCTGCGCGTGCACGAACGGCTGCTGAAGAGCGTGAAGTACGACCACGGCCGGCACTTCTCGAATATCCTCGTGTCGTTCGGGCTGAACCCGGGGCGCATCGTGATCGAACTGCCGGCCGCCGCGGTCGCACACCGGACCTTCGTCGGCTACCTGACGAAGAGTTACCAGCGTTACGGCTTCAAGGTCGCCGGCAACCTGCCGAACGCCGGACAGATCCTGTCGGTGTCCGACATGGCGCGGCTCGACTTCGTGAAGATGGATGCGGGCATCGCGCTGCGCGACTCGATGGTGAAGCCGCTCGTCAGCTATGCGGCGCGGCTGCGCATCCCGCTGATCTTCAGCCGCGTCGCGGACGCCGCGCAGTTCGACCTGCTGCAACAGTACGACGTGCGGTTCGTGCAGGGGCCGCTGTTCGCCGCGCAGGACAAGATCGTCTGA
- a CDS encoding acyltransferase family protein, with protein sequence MATTHFPLWAGWVATGAAFAAAALAARRIDFFRDAIGAADGARFGHLDGLRGYLAFAVFVTHAASSVGWYRTGVWAWPDSVAFMLCGRVPVALFFMITGFLFTRKVVTTRGRLDWKRLYAGRLRRLAPLYLLVTAAIFVVVGQKTGWVLREPPATLFVGAFKWLGLGVLGHGNLNGLKATALIDPAMWTLRYEWIFYAALPAVACFATPRRAPLLVGLTLLLVYAFGVDAVVVNFLFGAFAALLHVRRPLAPRLCQPAAGAVALVALGATALPFARDYGFAQSLLLSPLFACALYGNALFGALTMPAARVLGLVSYSVYLTHGVLLYAGLQWLDAVAPVAGIGDVAYAGVIAAIGVTTVGVSLATFRFVEYPFMKDGRAAQPAAVAAAQ encoded by the coding sequence ATGGCGACCACGCACTTTCCGTTGTGGGCCGGCTGGGTCGCGACCGGCGCCGCGTTCGCGGCCGCGGCGCTGGCCGCGCGCCGCATCGATTTCTTTCGCGACGCGATTGGCGCCGCCGACGGCGCGCGGTTCGGCCACCTCGACGGCCTGCGCGGTTATCTCGCGTTCGCGGTGTTCGTCACGCACGCGGCGTCGAGCGTCGGCTGGTACCGCACCGGCGTCTGGGCGTGGCCCGACTCGGTCGCGTTCATGCTGTGCGGCCGCGTGCCGGTCGCGCTGTTCTTCATGATCACCGGGTTCCTGTTCACGCGGAAAGTCGTCACGACGCGCGGGCGGCTCGACTGGAAGCGGCTCTATGCCGGACGACTGCGCCGGCTCGCGCCGCTGTATCTGCTCGTGACGGCGGCGATCTTCGTCGTCGTCGGCCAGAAGACCGGCTGGGTGCTGCGCGAGCCGCCGGCGACGCTGTTCGTCGGCGCGTTCAAGTGGCTCGGCCTCGGCGTGCTCGGGCACGGCAACCTGAACGGTCTGAAAGCGACCGCGCTGATCGATCCGGCGATGTGGACGCTGCGCTACGAATGGATCTTCTATGCGGCGCTGCCGGCCGTCGCGTGTTTCGCGACGCCGCGCCGCGCGCCGCTGCTCGTCGGGCTCACGCTGCTGCTCGTGTACGCGTTCGGCGTCGATGCGGTCGTCGTCAATTTCCTGTTCGGCGCGTTCGCCGCGCTGCTTCACGTGCGCCGGCCGCTCGCGCCACGGTTATGCCAGCCGGCGGCCGGCGCGGTCGCGCTCGTTGCGTTGGGCGCGACCGCGCTGCCGTTCGCGCGCGACTACGGTTTCGCGCAGTCGCTGCTGCTGTCGCCGTTGTTCGCGTGCGCGCTGTACGGCAACGCGTTGTTCGGCGCACTGACGATGCCGGCCGCGCGCGTGCTCGGACTCGTCAGCTACAGCGTGTACCTGACGCATGGCGTGCTGCTTTACGCGGGCCTGCAATGGCTCGATGCGGTCGCACCGGTCGCCGGCATCGGCGACGTCGCGTATGCGGGCGTGATTGCGGCGATCGGCGTGACGACGGTCGGCGTATCGCTCGCGACGTTCCGCTTCGTCGAGTATCCGTTCATGAAAGACGGCCGCGCCGCGCAGCCGGCCGCCGTCGCCGCCGCGCAGTGA
- a CDS encoding methyl-accepting chemotaxis protein, whose translation MFSTIRARIVALCVVIVVVALAANAALNYVVSSADQAKSINEMLRAVEDSHAAGIADWVASHGRMIDSVQDAALSPDPTAALKQVASAGDFTNVYVGYADRTAKFSDPTGIPADYDPTGRPWYRQAVAAGKGVVTPPYVDAGTGKLVVTFAAPIVRDGAVKGVVAGDVTMDTVIANVKSIHPTPASFGMLIDSTGQIVAHPDAKLTLKPLSDLAPALGADRLPALLGADEPLPVGVGGSTKLMRAEPIAGTDWRVIVALDKTDATAGMRSLLTVSLIALVVIAAIAAALVAAATAVSFRRLSQVRDAMDAVGAGESDLTLRLPVAGNDEVAQIARSFNAFMDKLRNVMRHLRDTSHSVRTATDEIAAGNVDLSGRTEAAAASLQQTAASMEQITATVGQSANAARQADATAASASAVASRGGVVIADVVTTMGTIENASVKIADIIGVIDGIAFQTNILALNAAVEAARAGEQGRGFAVVASEVRSLAQRSAQAAKEIKELIESTVASVSSGSQQVRHAGDTMAEIVSNVSNVTTIISEVTQAADEQTRGIQEVNRAVSQLDEMVQQNAALVEESTAAATALRAQAADLAEVVGQFRLE comes from the coding sequence ATGTTCTCTACCATTCGCGCGCGTATCGTCGCGCTGTGCGTCGTCATCGTCGTCGTCGCGCTGGCGGCGAACGCCGCGCTGAACTATGTCGTGTCCAGCGCCGATCAGGCGAAGTCGATCAACGAAATGCTGCGCGCGGTCGAGGACAGCCACGCGGCCGGCATCGCCGACTGGGTCGCGTCGCACGGCCGGATGATCGACTCGGTGCAGGACGCCGCGCTGTCGCCGGACCCGACCGCCGCGCTGAAGCAGGTCGCGTCCGCCGGCGATTTCACGAACGTGTACGTCGGTTACGCGGACCGCACCGCGAAGTTCTCGGACCCGACCGGCATCCCGGCCGACTACGATCCGACCGGCCGCCCGTGGTACAGGCAGGCGGTCGCGGCGGGCAAGGGCGTCGTCACGCCGCCGTACGTCGACGCCGGCACCGGCAAGCTGGTCGTCACGTTCGCCGCGCCGATCGTGCGCGACGGCGCGGTGAAGGGCGTGGTCGCCGGCGACGTGACGATGGACACCGTGATCGCGAACGTGAAGTCGATCCATCCGACGCCGGCCAGCTTCGGGATGCTGATCGACAGCACCGGCCAGATCGTCGCGCATCCGGACGCGAAGCTGACGCTCAAGCCGCTGTCCGACCTCGCGCCGGCGCTCGGCGCGGACCGCCTGCCGGCGCTGCTGGGCGCGGACGAGCCGCTGCCGGTCGGGGTCGGCGGCAGCACGAAGCTGATGCGCGCGGAGCCGATCGCCGGCACCGACTGGCGCGTGATCGTCGCGCTCGACAAGACCGACGCGACGGCCGGGATGCGCTCGCTGCTGACCGTGTCGCTGATCGCGCTCGTCGTGATCGCGGCCATCGCGGCGGCGCTCGTCGCGGCGGCGACCGCCGTGTCGTTCCGCCGGCTGTCGCAGGTGCGCGACGCGATGGATGCGGTCGGCGCGGGCGAAAGCGATTTGACGCTGCGCCTGCCGGTGGCCGGCAACGACGAGGTCGCGCAGATTGCGCGTTCGTTCAACGCGTTCATGGACAAGCTGCGCAACGTGATGCGCCATCTGCGCGACACGAGCCACTCGGTGCGCACCGCGACCGACGAGATCGCGGCCGGCAACGTCGACCTGTCGGGCCGCACCGAGGCGGCCGCCGCGAGCCTGCAGCAGACGGCCGCGTCGATGGAGCAGATCACCGCGACGGTCGGGCAGTCCGCGAACGCCGCGCGCCAGGCCGATGCGACGGCTGCGTCCGCGTCGGCCGTCGCGTCGCGCGGCGGCGTCGTGATCGCGGACGTCGTGACGACGATGGGCACGATCGAGAACGCGTCGGTGAAGATCGCCGACATCATCGGCGTGATCGACGGCATCGCGTTCCAGACCAACATCCTCGCGCTGAACGCGGCGGTCGAAGCGGCGCGCGCGGGCGAGCAGGGGCGCGGTTTCGCGGTGGTCGCGTCCGAGGTGCGCAGCCTCGCGCAGCGCAGCGCGCAGGCAGCGAAGGAGATCAAGGAACTGATCGAATCGACGGTCGCGAGCGTCAGCTCCGGCTCGCAGCAGGTGCGCCACGCCGGCGACACGATGGCCGAGATCGTCAGCAACGTGTCGAACGTGACGACGATCATTTCCGAAGTCACGCAGGCCGCCGACGAGCAGACGCGCGGCATCCAGGAAGTGAACCGCGCGGTGAGCCAGCTGGACGAGATGGTTCAGCAGAACGCGGCGCTCGTCGAGGAATCGACGGCCGCGGCCACCGCGCTGCGCGCGCAGGCGGCGGATCTCGCGGAAGTGGTGGGGCAGTTCAGGCTCGAATGA